GCCCGCGTACCGCCGCTGGGACGCCGCCCGGCTGAAGGCGTCCACCGGGCCCGGGCGCAGGATCGGTGACGTACTGGCGACCGAGGTGGACCCGCTGGGGTCCGCCGTCGCCGAGCGGCTGCGGGCGCGCGGCTGGAAGCGCTGCGGCGGGGACGACGGGGACGCCGACGCCCAGCCCCGCCATGTCTTCCAGGTGCCCCTTGCCGGGCGGAGCGCGGACGAGCTGTGGGCCGGGCTCAACCAGGAGTGGCGGCGCAACGTACGCATCGCCAACCGTGCCGGAGTGCGGGTGGTCCAGGGCGGGGCGGACGAACTGGCCGACTTCTACCGGCTGCTGCAGATCACCGAGGAGCGCGACGGCTTCCGGCTCGGGCGCTCGCTCGCGTACTTCCAGCGCCAGTACGCCGTGCTCAACGCCGAGTGCCCGGGGCGCATGCGGCTCTACCTCGCCGTGCACGACGGGGAGATCCTCGCCGCGCACACGCTGATCGTCGCCGGGGGCCGCGCCTGGTACCAGACCGGAGCGTCGGCCGATCACCGCCGTGAGGTACGGCCCAGCAACGCCCTGCAGTGGCAGATGATGCGCGATGCACTCGGACTCGGTGCACAGGTGTACGACATGCGCGGGGTACCCTCCACCCTTGATCCGGGCGACCGGTCCTTCGGCCTGCTGCGCTGGAAGCTCGGCACCGGCGGACAGGCCGTCGAGACGCTGGGGGAGTGGGAGATGTCGATGGGCGGGGCTGCCAACAACACGCTGTACCGGGCCTTCCAGGCCTATCTGGCCCGCAGATGACGGCGGTGACCGAGGGGACGGGGCCCCGGCACGCGCGGTCCAAGGCCAAGGACTCCGTGCTGCGCAGCGGGGCCGTCATGGCCGCGGGGTCCGTCGTCTCGCGCGCCACCGGGTTCATACGGTCCGCGGTCGTCGCGGCCGCCCTGGGTGTCGCGTTCCTCGGCGACGGGTACGCGGTCGCCAACAACATCCCGAACATCCTCTACACCCTGCTCATCGGCGGCACCCTCAACGCGGTCTTCGTGCCCGAGCTGGTGCGCGCCGCCAAGGAGCACGCCGACGGCGGCGCCGCCTACACCGACCGGCTGCTCACCGCCTGCACCGCCGGGCTCCTGCTGATCACCGCGGCCGCCGTGCTCGCCGCCCCCTGGCTGATCGGCTTCTACACCGACTACACGGGCGCCAGGGCCGACCTCACCGTCGCCCTCGCCCGCTACTGCCTGCCGCAGATCCTCTTCTACGGCCTCTTCACCCTCTTCGGCCAGGTCCTCAACGCCCGCGGCCGCTTCGGCGCCATGATGTGGACCCCGATCCTCAACAACCTGGTCGTCATAGGGGTGTTCGGGCTCTTCCTCGCGACCGCCACCGGCGGCGGCGACACCCTCAGCGACGCCGACGCCCGCCTCCTCGGCTACGGCACCACCGCCGGAATCGCCGTCCAGGCCCTAGCCCTGATCCCCTCCCTGCGCGCGGCCCGCTTCCGCTGGCGGCCCCGGTTCGACTGGCGCGGCAGCGGGCTCGCCCGGCCGCTGCGGTCCGCCGGCTGGCTGGTGCTGCTCGTGCTGACCAACCAGGCCGCGTACTGGGTGATCACCCGGCTCTCCACCACCGCGGGCGCACGGGCCGCCGACGCGGGTGTACGCGGCGCGGGCTACGCCGCGTACACCAACGCCAACCTCCTCTGGATGGTCCCGCACGGCATCATCACCGTCTCCCTGGTCACGGTCCTGCTCCCGCGGATGAGCCGCAGCCACACTGACGGCGACCTCGCCGCGGTCCGGCGGGACATCTCGTACGGCCTGCGGACCAGCGCCGCCGCCATCGTCCCCGCCGCCTGCGCGCTCTTCGCGCTGGCGCCCTGGGTGCTGGGCGCGGTCTACGAATACGGGCAGACGGGGGCCGGAGAGATCACCGTGATGTCCGGCATGCTGATGGCGTTCGCGCCCGGACTGATCGCGCTCTCCGGCCAGTACGTCCTCTCCCGCGGCTTCTACGCACTCGGCGACACCCGCACCCCGTTCTTCCTGAACCTGGTCATCGCCGGCACGAACGCCGCCCTCACCTACGCGGCGTATCTGCTGCTGCCCGCCCGCTGGGCGGTCACCGGCATGGCCGCCGCCTACTCCCTCGCGCTCTTCGCGGGCTGCGCGGTCACCGCGTACACCCTCGGCCGCCGGCTCGGCGGCGCGGGACTCCTGAGCTCCCCGGCCCTGCGCGCCCACGGGATGCTGCTGCTCGCCGCGCTGCCCGCAGCCCTCCTCGCGTACGGCACCGCCCGCACGGCAGCCCCGCTCGGGGACTTCGCGGCGGCCGGTACCGGAACCGTCGCCCTCCTGGCGGTCCTCGCGCTGCTCGCCCGGCCGCTGGGGCTCACCGAGCTCAACACCATGATCACCAGACTCCGCGGCCGCAGAAGCCGTTGAACCACCGGGGACGGACGAAGCCATGCCACGCGTGCTCCTGATCGAAGACGACCCTTCCGTACGCGAAGGGGTCGAGCTCGGGCTGCGCCGCCGCGGCCACGAGGTGCGCGCCGCCGAGAGCGGCGAGGCGGGACTCGGTGAACTCAAGTCGTTCCAGCCCGAGTTGGTCCTCCTCGACCTGATGCTGCCCGGGATGAACGGGGTGCAGGTCTGCCGCCGTATCCGCGAGACCGAGGAGACGAGCCTGCTGCCGGTCATCATGCTGACCGCACGCGGCGACGACTTCGACGTGGTCGTGGGCCTGGAGGCGGGCGCCGACGACTACATCGTCAAACCCGCCCGCACCGAGGTGATAGAGGCGCGCATCCGGGCCGTCCTGCGCAGACTCGCCGACCCCGGAGGCCGCCCCGGACCCGAGTTCCACGGCGAACTCGCCCTGGACCGGAACGGACTGAGCGCCTCGAAGGCGGGGGAGCGCCTCCAGCTCGCCCCCTCCGAACTGAAGCTGCTGCTGTACCTCGCCGCCTCGCCCGAACAGGTCTTCAGCCGCCAGCAGCTCCTCGAATCGGTCTGGGAGCACAGCTACCACGGGGACGCCCGGCTGGTCGACGCCTGCGTACGGCGACTGCGCCAGAAGATCGAGGACAGCTCCGCGACCCCCCGCTACATCCAGACCGTGCGCGGCTTCGGCTACCGCTTCGGACCGCTGTGAGACGCCGCCTCCGCGGCCGCCTCGGCCTGCGCTCCCGGCTGATCGCCGCCTTCCTCCTGGTCGCCGCCATCAGCGCGGCCGCCACCGCGACCCTCACCTACCGGGAGGCGCGCTCGACCATCCTGCAGCAGGCGCAGGACTCGGCCGTCGCCGCGTTCCGCGACCAGATCGCCGCCCAGCACCTGACCCTGCCCATGACCACCGTCTCGCTGCGGCAGGTCTGCACCGCGCTCGCCTGGCAGGGCCGCCCGCGCCCGTGGATCGTCTTCGGCGAGTACGGGAAGATCACCGCGTCCTCCTCCGACCGCCCCACCTCCGGCGTGGTCACGGCCCAGCTGCGGCAGCAGGCCCGCACCAGCGCGCACGGCTCCTTCCAGCGGGTGGTCAAGGGCGGTACGCCCTGGCTGACCGTCGGGATGCCGGTGATGTTCGGCGAGGGAGAGAACCAACAGCGCACCGGCATCGTCCTCTACGCCGTGATGAAGCTCGACACCGAGGCCGCCAACATCGACGCCATGGTCACGGCGGCGCGCGACGGCGCCCTGCCCGCCCTCGCCGTCGCGCTGGTGCCCGCGCTGCTGGCCGCGCGCAGCGTGCTGCGTCCTGTGCGTGATCTGCGACGGGCCGCGAGCAGCATGGGCAAGGGCGCGCTCGACACCCGTATCGAGGTGAAGGGCTCCGACGAACTCGCCGACTTGGCCTGGACGTTCAACGAATCCGCGATCGCCCTGGAGCGGTCCGTCGAGGAGCTGCGCAAGGCGGAGGCGCGGGCCCGGCGGTTCGCCTCCGACGTCTCGCACGAACTGCGCACCCCGCTCGCCGGGATGCTCGCCGTCACCGAGGTGCTCGACGAGGACGCCGACCGGCTCGCACCCGACACCGCGGCCGCCGTCCGGCTGATCTCCGCCGAGACCGGCAAACTCGCCACCCTCGTCGAGGACCTGATGGAGATCTCGCGCTTCGACGCGAAGGCCGCGGAGCTCCACACGGACGAGGTCGACGTCGCCGAGATGATCCGCAAGACGCTCCAGCGGCGGCACTGGGAGGGGCAGGTGAGCATCGAACTCCCGGACGGGATACGGGCGATGCTCGACCCGCGCCGCTTCGACATCGTCGTCGCCAACCTGGTCGGCAACGCGCTGCGTCACGGGTCGCAGCCGGTGACCGTGCGGCTGTACGAGGTCCCGGCCGCCGAGGGGATTGCGGTCGAGGTGGCCGACAGTGGACCGGGCATCGACCCGGCCGTACTGCCGAACATCTTCGACCGGTTCTTCAAGGCGGACGTGGCGCGCACCCGCTCGGCGGGCAGTGGCCTCGGGCTCGCGATCACGCTGGAGAACGTACGGCTGCACGGGGGGACGGTGCGCGCGGCGAACGGGCCTGCGGGCGGGGCGGTCTTCACCGTGGAACTGCCCGTGGGCGAGGCCCAGTGAGGCAGGCGCGGCGCTGGGCCGCGGTGCTGGCCGCCGTGCTCCTCGTGGGCGGCTGCGGCATACGGTCCACCGATGTGGTCGAGGTCGGGGATCCGGCGACCGCGCAGATCGGGACGCCCGGCCACGAAGGAGTGACGCTGTACTTTCAGGGGCCCGACCGGCTGATGCCCGTGGTGCGGTCGAACACGGCGAACGCCTCCCCGGTCAAGGTGTTCGCCATGCTGTTCGCGGGCCCCACGCAGTCGGAGAAGGCGGCGGGGCTCCGTACGGAACTGCCCGCGGTCCGGGCCTGGGTAGATCTGGAGCGGGGCCAGGGTGACGTGGTGCTCAGGATGCACGGTCCGGTGGCCGGACTCTCCGCTGTCGCCCGCCAGCAACTGGTGTGCACGGCCGCGTATCTCGGAGGGCGCAGCGGGGTGACGACCGTGCGGATCGACGGCAGCGACGAGGACACCGGCAGCGCGTCGTGTCTGGTCTGAAGCGGGCCGCGGTCGAGCTGTTCCCGGGCAATTCATGCGCCACCCCTTGGAGCACACCCGTCCCCCTGGAACCCTGAGTCGCTGCACACGCCTGCCGTCGCACCAGACTCAGGGGGTCCACCTTGCTCTCGTCCGCCCACATACGCACCGGCCGCTCCCGCCACCGCCGACGCGTCAGACCGGTCGCCGTACTCGCGGCCCTGACGCTCGCCGGGACCCTCGCGGCCACCGCACCCGCCCTCGCGGACACCGGCCCCTCCGTCGACGTACGCCCGGTCACCGGGGCCGACGTCCTCCGCCCGATATCGGCGCCCGCCGCGAGCGCCCCGGACGGCGGTCTCTCCCCGGACGCCGTCGTCGACGGCGACGGCATCGAGACCGCCTCGTCGTCCCAACCCCTCGCGCAGGGCGTGACGTTGACCAAGTTCGACCGTATGGAATCGGACAAGTGGCTGCGGGCCGACGCCCTCTCCGTCGACCTCGGCGGCAGCGCCCGCGTCGACTACCTCTCCTCCGGCAAGGTCTCCCGGCGCGAGACCATCTCGCAGATGGTCGCCCACCACGACGCGGGCAAGGGCCGTACGACGGTCGCCGCGACCAACGCCGACTTCTTCGACATCAACCAGACCGGCGCCCCGCTCGGCTTCGGCATCGCGAACGGCGTGATCGACCACTCCGCGAAGGCCGGTTACAACACCTCCCTCGGCTTCGGCTCCGCCACCGACCCGGCGGACGCCGCCGGACGCATCCTCAACCTCACCTTCGACGGCACCCTCACCCTCCCCGACGGCGCCCACCGACTCGACTCGTACAACGCCGCCGACGTCCCGGCCGGCGGCATCGGCCTCTACACCCCGCAGTGGGGCGAGGCCGACCGCGCGCAGACCGTCGACGGATCGTCGAAGGTCGTCGAGGCAGACGTCGTGGACGGCAAGGTCGTCTCCGTGAACGACAAGGCCGGCAGCGGCGCGATACCCGACGGCGAGACGGTGCTGATCGGACGCGACGCGGGCGCCGACGTGCTCTCCGCGCTCAAGCCGGGCGACGCCGTGGCGACCGCCTACGAGCCGCGCACCGACGGCGGATCCGTGCCCCGCACGGCCGTCGGCGGATCCGGACTGCTGGTCGTCGACGGACAGGCGCAGAACTGGGAGGGCAGGCCCAACAACGCGACCGCGCCGCGCACCGCCGTCGGGTTCTCCAAGGACGGACTGACGATGCACGTCCTGGTCGTCGACGGCCGCCAGGCCGACAGCGGCGGCACCACCCTCACCGAACTCGCCCTGATGATGAAGAAGTTGGGCGCCTACAGCGCCCTCAACCTCGACGGCGGCGGCTCCTCCGTCCTGCTCGCCCGCGAGGCGGGCCGCACCGGGACGGTCGTCGAGAACAACCCCTCCGACGGCTCCGAACGCGCGGACGCCACCGGCATCGCCGTGACCGCACCCACCGGCACCGGACGGCTCAAGGGGTACGCGGTCGCCACCACGGCCTCCGCCGCGGCGGCGCCCACCGTCGACCCGGTCAAGGGCGGCCACCCCGACCGTGTCTTCCCCGGCCTGACGCGCCGTTTGACGGCCACCGGTTACGACGCCGCCTACGGGCCCGCGTCCGGCCGCCCCGGCTGGCGCACCTCCCGTCCCGACGTGGGCAGGGTCTCCCCGGACGGCGTGTTCAGCGCCCGCCGCACCGGCACGACCGACGCCCTTGCCCGTAACGGTGCCGCGAAGGGTTCCCTGCGGATGACCGTCCTCGACCCGCTCGACCGGATCACGTCCACCACCCGCAAGGTCGGACTCGCCGACCCCGCGGCGACCGGCAGCTTCGGGCTGGTCGGCCTCGACGCGCGCGGCGACAGTGCGCCGATCGAGCCCGGCGACGTACAACTCGCCTACGACCACGACCTGTTCGACATCACCGCGGACGAGGCGACCGGGTCCTTCACCGTCCGGGCGAAGACCGCCGGCGGATCGGGGCTCGTCACCGCCACGGTCGGCGGGAAGGGCACCACGGTCGGGGTGACCATCGGTCTCGCCGACCGCGAGGTGGCCTCGTACGACGACGCGGCACAGTGGACCTTCACCGCCGCCCGCGCCACCGGTTCGGTCGCCGCGAGCGCCGACGGCCACACCGGCACCGCGCTCACCATGAGCTACGACTTCGGCAAGGACACCGCGACCCGCGCCGCCTACGCCAACCCGCCGCAGCAGATCGCCGTCCCCGGCCAGCCGCAGTCCTTCACCCTCTGGATCAAGGGCGACGGCAAGGGCTCCTGGCCGAGCCTCCACCTCAAGGACGCGGCAGGCACCGACCAGGTGCTGCGCGGCCCGTACATCACCTGGACCGGCTGGAAGCAGGTCACCTTCACCGTGCCCGCCGGGGTCGCCTACCCGCTGAGCGTCTACCGCTTCTACATCGCCGAGACGGTGGCCACCCAGCAGTACACCGGGCAGATCGCCATCGACGACCTCCACGCACAGCTCCCGCCGGACGTGGACCTGCCGGCCGAACCGGTGGTCGCGGACCCGCTCATCCAGACCGCGGCCAGGGTCGGACACCGCGACTGGCGGTTCGCGGTGATGTCCGACGCCCAGTTCGTGGCGCGGGCACCGGACAGCGACATCGTGCGCCAGGCGCGCCGCACCCTCCAGGAGATCCGGGCGGCGAAGCCGGACTTCCTGGTCATCAATGGGGATCTCGTCGACGAGGGGTCGGCCGCCGACCTGAAATTCGCCCACCAGATACTGAACGAAGAGCTGGGCACGGCAGTTCCCTGGTACTACGTGCCGGGCAATCACGAGGTGATGGGCGGCTCGATCGCCACCTTCACCGCCGAATTCGGCCCCGCACAGCGCACGTTCGACCACAAGGGCACCCGCTTCATCACCGTGGACACCTCGTCACTGACCCTGCGCGGCGGAGGCTTCGCACAGGTCAAGGAGGTGCGCAAGCAACTGGACGCGGCCGCGACCGACCCGGCGGTCGGCTCCGTGGCGGTCATCGAGCACGTACCGCCGCGCGACCCCACCCCGCAGGCGGGCAGCCAGTTGAACGACCGCAAGGAGGCCGCACTCCTGGAGAACTGGCTCTCGGAGTTCCAGCACCGCAGCGGCAAGGGCGCCGTGTTCATCGGCGGGCACGTCGGGGTCTTCCACGCCTCGCACGTCGACGGGGTGCCGTATCTGATCAACGGCAACTCCGGCAAGAACCCTGCCGCACCGGCCGCCGAGGGCGGCTTCACCGGCTGGTCCCTGGTGGGCGTCGACCGCGGCTCCCGGCCGGGCGACTGGATCTCCGTACAGACCAGGGCGCACGTCGACGAGCTGACGCTCGACGCACCCGCGACCGTCACGGTCGGCCAGTCGGTGGGGCTGAAGGGCAGCGTGGAGCAGTCCGGGCGTACGGTGCCGGTCGCCTGGCCGGTGAGCGCGGACTGGTCGGTGAGCCCGGGCAGCGGCGCCTCCATCGACCCGTCGACCGGAGTGCTGACACCCCGTCGGGCGGGCCCGCTGACCGTGACGCTCAAGGTCAACGGGGTGACCAGGCAGGCGACGATCCGCGTGCAGCCCCGTGTCGGTGTTGGGCTGAACGGGTGAGAGGGGTCATCATCGACTGATGCAGATAGTGAGTCCAACCGAGGCGGTCCGGTGAGCAGGTACGGCAGATACGACCAGTTCGACGCCACCGACGAGCAGTGGGAAGGGCTTGCCCAGGTCGTGCCCCTGAGGAGCCGGAACGAGTGGCCCTCACGGGTCGACCACCGGACCCTCCCCACCGAGTACGCAGAGGAGCAGCGCCGGTTCGTCGTGCTGAGAGTGCAGGTCTTCGCGGACGCCCGCGAGGTCGCCGAGTACCTCATCGCGCAGATTCCGGTGCTGCTCGACCTGACCGGTGCGGACATCTCCGTGGCCAAACGGATCCTGGATTTCAGCACCGGGGTCGTCTTCGGTCTCGGCAGCGGTATGCACCGGGTCGACAAGAACGTCTTCCTGCTCGCCCCCGTCGGCACGGAGGTGGAAGGGATCGCGGCCGAGGCCGTCCCCCGATCGTAGGAAGGTCAACGCGGTGTAACGGTTCGGCAGTTCGGCGGGTGCATACGGTCCGACCATGGACGTAACCTGCGCGCTGCCGACCGTCACCGAACTGCGGCTCGCCGCCTTCAGAACGCACCGCGGCGCGGTGTTCCCGCTGGCCCCCGTGACCCTGTTCGCGGGGGCCGGCGGCAGCGGCAAGTCGACGGTGCTGCAGGCGTACGAGGCCCTCGCCCGGCTCGGCGCCGGAGACACCCTGGCCGAGGCCTTCCCCGACCCGGCGGGCTGCGTGCCGGAGGGGGCGGAGCCGGACACGCAGGGGCGCAGGGGATTCCGCATCGGCTGCACGGTCCAGGGGCCCGCCGGATCCGTACGCCTCGATCTCGCCGTACAGGCGGAGCCCGAACTGCGCATCGCGGGCGAACGGTTGAGCTGCGGCGGGCAGATGCTGCTGACGACCGCGCTGCGCGACCCCGGCCGCTCCACCGTCCAGGCGGCCTGGCACACGGCGGGCGCGGCTCCCGTGACCAGGGCGCCGCTGCCGGACGACCTGCTGGGCACGGCGCTGCTGCCGCTGCGCGTCGCGGGCAAGACGGAGGGGCAGTTGCAGGTGCTGGCCGCCGCCGAACAGACGGTCGTGGCCCTGCGGTCGGTGTACGTGTGCGATCCGCAGCCGCAGCGCATGCGGGGCCGGGTCACGGTGGGCACGGGACGGCTGGAGAACGGCTGCGACAACCTGGCCGCCGTCGTGCTGCGTACGCAGTCCGAGTGCGCGATCCGCTTCCGCGAACTGGTCGCCGCCGCACGGGCAGGCTGCGCAGGACCCGTGGAGACACTGCTGGCCGAGGAACTCGCCGACGGCACGGTACGCGCGGTGCTCGGCCGGGGCGGGGAGCGCGAAACCCCTCTGGAGCGGCTGGGGGACGGCGAGTTGAGATACCTCGCGCTCGCCCTGGTGCTGCTCACCGGGGACCGGGTCCTGGCGATGGACCCGGCGCACGAGGTGCCGGAGGCGCTGCAGTCGCTCACCTTCCTGCTCGACGGCTTCGACCGGTGCCTGGACGCGCGGCAGTCGCGGGAGCTTCTGGAACTGGCGGCCCGGACCTGCGCCAGGGACAACCGGCGGCTGGTGGGGGCGGTCGGCGATGCGTCGGCGGCCGCCGCGTACGCGCGTGAGACGGCGGGCGTGACGGTGGTAGACCTGAGCCGTGACTGAACCACGTGATGTAGCAGCCCTGCAGGAGCGGCTCGCCGCCTTCGCCGATGCGCGGGGCTGGGGGCCGTACCACACGCCGAAGAACCTGGTGGCCGCGTTGAGCGTGGAGGCCTCGGAGCTTCAGGAGATCTTCCAGTGGCTGACGCCCGAGGAGTCTGCCGGGGTGATGGAGGACCCGGAGAAGGCGCACCGGGTGGCGGACGAGGTCGCCGACGTACTGGCCTATCTCCTGCAGTTCTGCGAGGTGTTGGGGATCGATGTGCTGGAGGCGCTTTCAGCCAAGATCGACCGGAATGAGCACCGCTTTCCTGTGCCGGATCATCAGGATCGTCACTCTTCGAAGTGACGGAGTTGTCCACAACCGGCTTCGTGTCCACAGATTTCCCGATTCCCCTGGCTTTCCGGGCTGCGCTCGCTCACTCTGGGTAATGGAGTGAGTGGGACGGAAAGTCGTAGATACGGGGGCGGCGTATGGATGCGGTGCGGCTCATCGGAGTGTGCCGGCACGCCCTGGCGCAGAGCCGGGCGGAGTGGGACACGGTGGCGGAGGCCTGGCAGGCGCAGGCACTCGCACAGGCGATAGGCGGCCATCTCGCGCTGACCGGTCCCCCCGAGCTGAGAGCGGAGGCGCGCGGGCTCGCCGAGTCGGGCGGCCGGGGATGCGGTGCGCTCGATCCGGTGGAGCTGCCCATAGGGGCGGTTCGGGCGGCCCAGCTGACCGAAGTGGCCGATGTGCGGGCGGCGTTGACCGGCCTGGGCATCCTGCTCGGGGAGGTCGGGATCGCCCTGGTCGGCGTCGGCTGTGCGACGGACGTCGACGGGCTCTACTGGCAGTGCATCGAGGCGGTGGACGCCGCCGACGAGTCGGGCGACCGGGTGCGCGGAATGCTGCGAAGACTCACGGTGCGGGAACAGGAGAGACCGTCGGGGCCTGTCCATGACTCGGCGGCGGGGCCGTCATGACGTCAGCGGGAGGTCTCGCCCGCCGGCGGGCGGTCGGCGGAGGACTGCAGATCGGCGTCGAGCTGCGAGAGATCGGCGTTGAGCGATGCCATCAACTCCTCCATCTGCTGCAGCAGACCCTTCGGTGCGCCCTTCTGCTCGGGCACGGTCTGCTCCGGTACGGACTGCCCGGGTGCGGACGGTGCGGACGGTGCTGGCACAACCTGTTCGGGTACGGCTTCCTGGGACATGACGGCCTCCTCGGCCCGAGCCCTCCCACGGGGAGAGCTGCAACAACGAGCGACGCACCGGCTGCGGGGGCCGGCGCGCGAGCCGGACGGTCCGGCTCCGACCGAGCCAACGACCGGCCCCGGCCGCCAGTCACTGGCGCGGCCGTGCGCGGACCCCCAGGTTGACGGGATTTCACCCGGCCGTGCGGGTGTGGGGTGGGTGAGGCGGGAGAGGTTGACGGGCGTTCGAAGGTGCAGGATGGATGTATGGACCTTCGAATCTTCACCGAGCCCCAGCAGGGGGCGAGCTACGACACCCTCCTCGCGGTCGCCAAGGCCACCGAGGATCTGGGATTTGACGCCTTCTACCGTTCCGACCACTACTTGCGGATGGGGTCGGGCGACGGTCTCCCCGGACCGACCGACGCCTGGATCACGCTGGCCGGCCTGGCCCGCGAGACCAAGCGGATCCGGCTCGGCACGCTGATGACCGCGGGCACCTTCCGGCTCCCTGGTGTGCTGGCCATCCAGGTGGCGCAGGTCGACCAGATGTCGGGTGGCCGGGTCGAACTGGGCCTGGGCGCAGGCTGGTTCGAGGAGGAGCACAAGGCGTACGGCATTCCGTTCCCGAAGGAGAAGTTCGGCCGGCTCGAGGAGCAGCTGGCGATCATCACCGGGCTCTGGGGGACCGGGGTCGGCGAGAAGTTCAGCTATGACGGCACCTACTACCAGCTCACCGACTCGCCCGCGCTGCCCAAGCCCGCCCAGATGAAGATCCCGGTGCTGATCGGCGGACACGGAGCGAGCCGCACCCCGCGACTCGCCGCCCAGTACGCGGACGAGTTCAACATCCCGTTCGCCTCCCTGGAGGACAGCGAGCGGCAGTTCGGCCGGGTGAAGGCGGCCGCGGAGCTGGCGGGCCGCGGCAAGGACGATCTGGTGTACTCCAACGCCCTGGTCGTGTGTGTCGGCAAGGACGACGCGGAGGTGAAGCGCAGGGCCGATGTCATCGGACGGGACGTGGCGGAGCTGAAGGCCAACGGTCTTGCCGGATCACCGGCCGAGGTCATCGACAAGATCGGCCAGTACGAGGCCATCGGGGCCTCCCGGGTCTATCTCCAGGTCCTCGACCTGGACGACCTCGACCACCTGGACCTGATCTCCTCCCAGGTCCTGTCCCAGCTCAGCCGGTAGTCCGCCCGGCCGCCGCGTCACGGGTAAAACCCGTGGTCGCGGCGGTCGTACCGGGCGATACTCGGACACGTGTTTCTGACGATCAGCACCTACGGCTCCCCAGAGCGTCCCGCGACCGACCTCGGCTTCCTGCTGCACAAGCATCCCGACAACGCGCAGGCGTTCTCCACCTCCCACGGCACGGCGCACGTCCTCTACCCCGAGGCGACCGACGAGCGCTGCACGGCGGCGCTGCTCCTGGAAGTGGATCCCGTGGCGCTGGTGCGCAGGGGCAAGGGCAAGGGGCGCGGAGGCGCGCCCGACGCGGCGCTCGCGCAGTACGTGAA
The sequence above is drawn from the Streptomyces sp. NBC_01465 genome and encodes:
- the murJ gene encoding murein biosynthesis integral membrane protein MurJ produces the protein MTAVTEGTGPRHARSKAKDSVLRSGAVMAAGSVVSRATGFIRSAVVAAALGVAFLGDGYAVANNIPNILYTLLIGGTLNAVFVPELVRAAKEHADGGAAYTDRLLTACTAGLLLITAAAVLAAPWLIGFYTDYTGARADLTVALARYCLPQILFYGLFTLFGQVLNARGRFGAMMWTPILNNLVVIGVFGLFLATATGGGDTLSDADARLLGYGTTAGIAVQALALIPSLRAARFRWRPRFDWRGSGLARPLRSAGWLVLLVLTNQAAYWVITRLSTTAGARAADAGVRGAGYAAYTNANLLWMVPHGIITVSLVTVLLPRMSRSHTDGDLAAVRRDISYGLRTSAAAIVPAACALFALAPWVLGAVYEYGQTGAGEITVMSGMLMAFAPGLIALSGQYVLSRGFYALGDTRTPFFLNLVIAGTNAALTYAAYLLLPARWAVTGMAAAYSLALFAGCAVTAYTLGRRLGGAGLLSSPALRAHGMLLLAALPAALLAYGTARTAAPLGDFAAAGTGTVALLAVLALLARPLGLTELNTMITRLRGRRSR
- a CDS encoding phosphodiester glycosidase family protein, which codes for MLSSAHIRTGRSRHRRRVRPVAVLAALTLAGTLAATAPALADTGPSVDVRPVTGADVLRPISAPAASAPDGGLSPDAVVDGDGIETASSSQPLAQGVTLTKFDRMESDKWLRADALSVDLGGSARVDYLSSGKVSRRETISQMVAHHDAGKGRTTVAATNADFFDINQTGAPLGFGIANGVIDHSAKAGYNTSLGFGSATDPADAAGRILNLTFDGTLTLPDGAHRLDSYNAADVPAGGIGLYTPQWGEADRAQTVDGSSKVVEADVVDGKVVSVNDKAGSGAIPDGETVLIGRDAGADVLSALKPGDAVATAYEPRTDGGSVPRTAVGGSGLLVVDGQAQNWEGRPNNATAPRTAVGFSKDGLTMHVLVVDGRQADSGGTTLTELALMMKKLGAYSALNLDGGGSSVLLAREAGRTGTVVENNPSDGSERADATGIAVTAPTGTGRLKGYAVATTASAAAAPTVDPVKGGHPDRVFPGLTRRLTATGYDAAYGPASGRPGWRTSRPDVGRVSPDGVFSARRTGTTDALARNGAAKGSLRMTVLDPLDRITSTTRKVGLADPAATGSFGLVGLDARGDSAPIEPGDVQLAYDHDLFDITADEATGSFTVRAKTAGGSGLVTATVGGKGTTVGVTIGLADREVASYDDAAQWTFTAARATGSVAASADGHTGTALTMSYDFGKDTATRAAYANPPQQIAVPGQPQSFTLWIKGDGKGSWPSLHLKDAAGTDQVLRGPYITWTGWKQVTFTVPAGVAYPLSVYRFYIAETVATQQYTGQIAIDDLHAQLPPDVDLPAEPVVADPLIQTAARVGHRDWRFAVMSDAQFVARAPDSDIVRQARRTLQEIRAAKPDFLVINGDLVDEGSAADLKFAHQILNEELGTAVPWYYVPGNHEVMGGSIATFTAEFGPAQRTFDHKGTRFITVDTSSLTLRGGGFAQVKEVRKQLDAAATDPAVGSVAVIEHVPPRDPTPQAGSQLNDRKEAALLENWLSEFQHRSGKGAVFIGGHVGVFHASHVDGVPYLINGNSGKNPAAPAAEGGFTGWSLVGVDRGSRPGDWISVQTRAHVDELTLDAPATVTVGQSVGLKGSVEQSGRTVPVAWPVSADWSVSPGSGASIDPSTGVLTPRRAGPLTVTLKVNGVTRQATIRVQPRVGVGLNG
- a CDS encoding sensor histidine kinase, with translation MRRRLRGRLGLRSRLIAAFLLVAAISAAATATLTYREARSTILQQAQDSAVAAFRDQIAAQHLTLPMTTVSLRQVCTALAWQGRPRPWIVFGEYGKITASSSDRPTSGVVTAQLRQQARTSAHGSFQRVVKGGTPWLTVGMPVMFGEGENQQRTGIVLYAVMKLDTEAANIDAMVTAARDGALPALAVALVPALLAARSVLRPVRDLRRAASSMGKGALDTRIEVKGSDELADLAWTFNESAIALERSVEELRKAEARARRFASDVSHELRTPLAGMLAVTEVLDEDADRLAPDTAAAVRLISAETGKLATLVEDLMEISRFDAKAAELHTDEVDVAEMIRKTLQRRHWEGQVSIELPDGIRAMLDPRRFDIVVANLVGNALRHGSQPVTVRLYEVPAAEGIAVEVADSGPGIDPAVLPNIFDRFFKADVARTRSAGSGLGLAITLENVRLHGGTVRAANGPAGGAVFTVELPVGEAQ
- a CDS encoding lipid II:glycine glycyltransferase FemX — encoded protein: MTALLVTGDRDVELGMRSLDTAEYRSFLDGRPGASFLQYPSWAEVKSQWRAERVGWATGKGELAGAALVLYRQFPGTRKYFAYLPEGPVADWEDPDIDRWLGPLLAHLRKAGAFAVRIGPSPAYRRWDAARLKASTGPGRRIGDVLATEVDPLGSAVAERLRARGWKRCGGDDGDADAQPRHVFQVPLAGRSADELWAGLNQEWRRNVRIANRAGVRVVQGGADELADFYRLLQITEERDGFRLGRSLAYFQRQYAVLNAECPGRMRLYLAVHDGEILAAHTLIVAGGRAWYQTGASADHRREVRPSNALQWQMMRDALGLGAQVYDMRGVPSTLDPGDRSFGLLRWKLGTGGQAVETLGEWEMSMGGAANNTLYRAFQAYLARR
- a CDS encoding response regulator transcription factor — its product is MPRVLLIEDDPSVREGVELGLRRRGHEVRAAESGEAGLGELKSFQPELVLLDLMLPGMNGVQVCRRIRETEETSLLPVIMLTARGDDFDVVVGLEAGADDYIVKPARTEVIEARIRAVLRRLADPGGRPGPEFHGELALDRNGLSASKAGERLQLAPSELKLLLYLAASPEQVFSRQQLLESVWEHSYHGDARLVDACVRRLRQKIEDSSATPRYIQTVRGFGYRFGPL